The genomic DNA aaaataacttagAAACGTGAGACTTTGACATTTCCGTATACAAGATTAATTTCAGGAAGTCTCCCCCTCActcaatttgaatttgattattAACATGGATACTCACGACCTGACCtgataatttaattcaattacttGGAATATAGAATCTGTAGAAACTGTATCCAATATAGAAAATACGACACGTTCACGTTGGTCAAAGATAAAGGCCATTCTTCCACTTGACGTCACCAAAATGCGACTTGTCAACTTATAAGTCTATTCCACTCCATTTTATCGGGATTTTCTAGACAATAAAGTCGGACCGCTTGTCTTGCGTTACCATGGTAACGGGGCCATGGAATAGGGACCGGTAATCTTGCTAGCAATGGTGCGAAACGGTTCTAATCGTCTCGTAGTCGTAGCAGTCTAAAAGCGTAGCGCTGTAGCGTAGCAAGTTGCTACGACAATTCGTAGACGATCTAGGACGTCAGATGTTTTATTGGgctctttttttcttttacttttaaatggttaaaagataatctttataattttatgggTGCTTCTCTAAAAAGTAATATGGTTGAAATGtgaaatgaatataattaattaacgcactaaagtttacataatatttcaataacaaaaatataattggaTTAATGTATTACGTGATGACTAACAAAAGCGTGGCAATTAATGGTTGTCCATTATGGCAGCaaaaaatttacaatattatttctagAATTATTACCTTTCCACGCAGTATTTAGTTTTTGATCATAATAGGTATAATACGAGGCTCTTATAGGAGTTTTGGACATTCGAGACGTTTCGGGTTTGGAATTATCAGATCTTTTTGTTATAGGCTTAACATTGTCTATGTGTCTTTTTTAAATGGCTCAATGGTTGATGATTTTGCTGCTAGGACGTATCTACCTATTTCGTATCTATAGGTATTGTGTCGTTGTCGTCCACCATTTCTACCAAATCTTCGCCACACGCAACACCGAAACACTAAATCTAAACCAGTTTTTTGTTTCATGAATACTTTGGAGATGGATTGATCTTTTGTGGAGATACCATCATAGATTTTAATTGTTCTAATCTGTACCACAAGCCAATTGGCATGTCAGTGCTTGTCTACCGAGAGAATAGAAAACTATTTGATGgagatggagtttcttgctcgttcttctaacGGAGATTCTTGCTCGtacttctccattcgaagctacactttgtaatgagcacctagcttcactgacagacagtcTGACGTACAATTCAATTTggatcaattgaaataaatgcttcgactttgactttatgtGCTTAACGTCAACTTTGATTAACGTATGTCAGTGTCAATCCTTTGACATTGATATTAAGTTAACCATTCTCTCAGTGGACTATCATTCAAAAGCCCTGTTTTTCATAGTATGTGTGTCTCATAGTCCTGTTGTCACTTTATAGGCAAGCAGCGGCAGTCGCGCAGGCAGAATGCCGCGCGCCGGCGCACTCCTGCTGGCGTTAGCGGCCGTCCTACTCGCCGCTGAGTGGGCTCATGCATCATACATTGACCCTGGTATGTTGTacttttgttaaaatgtttgtaCAGACAAACATTTTGTGTGCTAGAAATTATGTGACAATTTAACATGTATGTTTATGCAATAATGTAACAATTTAACAGATTATGTGACAAGACTTTATCTCCTTTAAACCGCTTAGAAAAATTGACATGgcaatcaaattattatttcatgattacttaaagtattctttagtaacgattttgtacccaAAACAATTGCAAAGGACTATATGATTTTACTTATTTGTGTTACACATAGGTACTTGTTTTATTACTAGTCACAGAATAAAAGAGATTTAAGTCCCATTTTCCTTTGTTATGCGCCCGCTACAGCAGaatcaatttcataaaataaaaaaaaatctgacaaAACATAATGTCAACAGGAGACGACGACGTTGAAGTGAACCTGTCTGATTACGGAGAAGACCCCGCCGATCTACAGCTGCTGCAGGATGTTGGAAAGTGAGTTCTATCACCATACACATAAAGACTGAAATTCAATGCGTAACCCCATTTAAACAAGGTGAATCTTGAAACGTTAACGAAGCGAGACTTCGTGATTAGAGACTTGAGTTATGAAGTTTATCCATGTTGAGGATGTTTCAATCAATTGTACAAGATTTTATATGCTTCAGTTAACTAACTCAGAGTAATTCTATAtacacatgaaaaataaaatgcctCACATTTATtcacgtttttataaaaaaattaaaaaaaatcgaacaTTCCAAAACAAGGAAAGTTCGCTGAAGTGAATGCTAGCAGCCAAAGCTGAGCATCATCACGGACATAATCTTAGGCTAGCGTTCAATGATGTGGTTTCAGACGATCGTCGCTGATCTACGTTTTCAGGCGCGCCTGTGTGAAGCGAGGAGGCAACTGCGACCATCGGCCTGGCGACTGCTGCCATTCCTCCTCGTGCAGGTGCAACCTCTGGGGCTCCAACTGCCGCTGCCAGCGCATGGGGCTCTTCCAGAAGTGGGGGTAGGCCTGCAGCCAGCATCCGACTCCCCTGAAGCGGCGACCAACTCCCACCAGCCGACTTGACCGCCGCTCCATCGGACGACAACATCAGCACTTTCAAACGGACCCGTTGCTTTGTTATCATATTTCATTTCTCTACGTTCCCTCTCTAGCGCTACTCTCACTTATAGCTTAGAGAGATTCGAATTGAAAACAGGGACCTAGATTTTTGGTTCGGAAATATTTTTGGACCTTTTATGATATACAAAATTTACAAATGGTATTTGTTCTCATTGAATTTAGACTTCTTCTATTGATTTGTTTCATGTAGTTTTTCTTTATCTGATTCACCGAGTGTCCGCTTACGTGGTTGGGCAATCACCCAGCCTTATTGCCCAATCAGTACGCCCCGACGTCAAGCTCGGCCAATCAGACCCCGGCAACTGCCGCTGGCGACGCGTCCTCATGCGTTCTGTTTATTTCAAGTTTTGGTTCGGACCAAGCGACACGTCGCCTCGCAGGCAGTTCACCTATTCTAttacaatatatgtatgtatgtagagtTAAGTAATCTAATCGTAGAGGAATAAACAGTAGCGGCTAAATTGATGGTAAACTTATGTCAATAGGAAGTAGCGATCactacaaaatagaaaaaaaaatataaatgtacttTAAACCTAAATGTTCTAGTCACGTAAGGGAGTATCGATAATGGAAAACTTGGTGGAAGACGCTAATATAAGCCTTTATATATAACAACGCCATTTGTATTTGCGATTGGCAtcttagatttttaaaatatctattattaaTGTGTCAATACATaattcatatattataataaaacgaatCTTAATGTATTGTATGCGACTCTTGGACAGGAGTATATTATATGGTATTGCAGCCAAGTAGAATcttctgtatgtatgtatgtagcttcTTATGTACGTTCCTGATTGTGGAATATGGTACTTGTATTAATATTGGAATAtggaaaatgataaaatatattaataaatgtttatcgACGGTATTAGTGTTATCATTTATCTCCCCTAGTGTACCTGTAATATTATACTGTATATAAATATCTGTGCAATAAACTGATATGTGAAACAACTTCTTGGATTAAGCAAATATTCTCAGAACACCAGCTTTCGTAAGTTATCTATCAATTAAAAGGCACTTTCAACGATTGCCTTTTGTAATACCAACTACAATTTAAATCTAAGATAAGTATTATGTTGTAGGCATCAAAAAGCTACTACCAGTGTAAAtgtgaatacaaaaaaaaggGAATTGAGGGGAGACAATTactgccttgggtgagacgagggagagtgtcacactcttactgacgaaaaaaaAACCTCCGCTCCTACTCTTGCTTCGAGCTAGCGCCTCGGTTACCCGTTAGGTTGTCTGCAGCTCGGAATACAAATACCCTAAAGGGTATAAACCTTAAACgatacgattcagtaatctaactacataattatacagaTATAGATAAATCTCATCACTCAATTGCCGATTACGGATATTGTTGGAATTCGCTTCAGGCCCGTCATCCCTACTTTAATAGTAACCAGgtacttatgtatgttattatataaCTGTACAACGTAAAGGAAGgtaatttgttgttttagtaTGCTTGTTTTACTGCCCATGGTAATGAGCGAGGTTAAAAACGTATAAAACGAGATACTCAGTTTTACTAGTTATACAAGTATTATGAGCCCTTtaagtactttctaaaattatttagacaccactgacaaacaaacctgggcttataatttctgattataagcaTGAAATCGCCAATCATgagctagcgtggtgattaatgctcaaaccttctccatgtgagaagaggcctttggtctgcagcggccacttataggctattgatgtgataTGATGTGATTATGAGCCTTATTTGTGTATAAATAGTGAACATAATACTGTCACGCACGTATCGTATGCAAAACCAAACATTGTATTTACTGAAGGTTTTGAAACTCAAAAACTGAGAAGCATTTTACTACAAAATCGCACATGCTACAACTTTACTCGTTGGACAATAATTTTCGATAATATCAAACCGCACACTCATATTAAAATCGCTGAGA from Spodoptera frugiperda isolate SF20-4 chromosome 9, AGI-APGP_CSIRO_Sfru_2.0, whole genome shotgun sequence includes the following:
- the LOC118271314 gene encoding U8-agatoxin-Ao1a isoform X2; translated protein: MPRAGALLLALAAVLLAAEWAHASYIDPGDDDVEVNLSDYGEDPADLQLLQDVGKRACVKRGGNCDHRPGDCCHSSSCRCNLWGSNCRCQRMGLFQKWG
- the LOC118271314 gene encoding U8-agatoxin-Ao1a isoform X1 — protein: MPRAGALLLALAAVLLAAEWAHASYIDPGDDDVEVNLSDYGEDPADLQLLQDVGKRSSLIYVFRRACVKRGGNCDHRPGDCCHSSSCRCNLWGSNCRCQRMGLFQKWG